Genomic segment of Mucilaginibacter sabulilitoris:
TTGACTTGAAATTCCCTGTATAACTTATACCGGAGTTTTTATTGAGATGCACTACAGAGCCATCAGGCAGGGTTTCTGTCCTAACCTCATTCAACGTTTTAATACTTACCAATCGCGATGACATGCCGCTCTGCTCATATAAATAATAACCAGCCCAACCTGCGCCAATTAAAACTACAATGGCGGCCGCTATCCGCAACCAGCTTGTATTGTAATTAATGGACCGTATCTGTGCAGGTTCGCCCTTTCCTGTAGTTCTTTTTTCCTTGAATTTTTCCCAGGCTTCGGCCTCGCCCAGCGGGCTCACCTGTGCCAGGCGTTTGCTGGTTTCCAGGATAATTTTTACCTCTTCAAATTTTTTGGCATTAGCTTTACTCACCGCTACCCAGGCCTCAATTTCCTGAGCTTCGGTCGCGGTTGCTTCCCCAAGAATATATTTGATCAGTATATCTTCGCTCATATCCTGTTTCATGACCTAAACATATTAAATAGCATTAATGTAATTAATGGTAAAAATTCTTTCATCTCTTTTCTTAGTATCCGCAGGGCTTTACCCATGTGCGTTTCTACAGTTTTAATTGATATATTGAGCTGGTTGGCAATTTCCTGGTATTTTAGCTCCTCAAACCGGCTCAGGTGAAAAATGGCCCGGCATTTTTCGGGCAGTTTGTTCAGGGCTTTATATAAGTGCCGCTCCAGTTCACTTAATTTTAGTTTACCGGCAGCGTCGTCTGTATGATTTTTCATTGAATACGCAGTTGTGGTTTGATACCTTTGTTGCACTTTTTGCCGCCTTATATAATTAAGGCTATCGTGGTACACCGATTTGTACAGATATGATTTGATGGAATTTTGAATATTTGGCCATTCATTTTTTTCCCACAGTTTAAGAAACAGCGCCTGTACAATCTCTTCCGCAACATCCCAGTCTTTTAGTAAAGAGAAAGCATAAGCATGAAGTTCCCTAAAATGTTTTTTGAACAGCTGCTCAAAAACAGTCTCATTATCATTGACTAAACTGGCCGTCATCTCCTTATTATCCATTATCGGCAATTGGGTTCGGTAAAGTAAATGTGTAATCGATATAAAATGATTTAAAGCGGGCAGCTGCCGTAACTGCTACCCGCGTA
This window contains:
- a CDS encoding RNA polymerase sigma-70 factor; translated protein: MDNKEMTASLVNDNETVFEQLFKKHFRELHAYAFSLLKDWDVAEEIVQALFLKLWEKNEWPNIQNSIKSYLYKSVYHDSLNYIRRQKVQQRYQTTTAYSMKNHTDDAAGKLKLSELERHLYKALNKLPEKCRAIFHLSRFEELKYQEIANQLNISIKTVETHMGKALRILRKEMKEFLPLITLMLFNMFRS